In the Topomyia yanbarensis strain Yona2022 chromosome 3, ASM3024719v1, whole genome shotgun sequence genome, one interval contains:
- the LOC131691309 gene encoding uncharacterized protein LOC131691309 — protein MRRYPSVDQQHAAAVQIVKLFPQLSNTRVTPTAPDESFFFWRNGGKEKGAHTGMIFHRIRNVIKQLPAEKHKYNRGTMPVEESVSTELVERAQLLRVMLASASVAEHICDEMDRCFPVLKLLLKEKKPVNDILDMFPHLCSYEGLVIRQMFERLYPNRTEGLKIEDVFSQCLSYSPSRFSRVEDGEI, from the exons ATGCGCAGGTATCCTTCTGTTGATCAACAGCATGCGGCAGCTGTTCAAATCGTAAAATTATTTCCACAACTTAGTAATACGCGAGTTACACCAACTGCTCCTGATGAG TCATTTTTCTTTTGGCGCAACGGAGGCAAGGAAAAGGGTGCTCATACTGGCATGATATTTCATCGCATCCGGAATGTCATCAAACAGCTACCTGCAGAAAAACATAAATATAATCGAGGAACTATGCCTGTAGAAGAGTCCGTTTCAACTGAACTTGTAGAGCGGGCTCAATTGCTCCGAGTAATGCTTGCATCGGCATCAGTAGCAGaacatatttgtgatgaaatggaccGATGCTTTCCAGTCCTCAAACTGttattaaaagaaaagaaacccgTTAATGATATCTTGGATATGTTTCCACACCTGTGTTCATATGAAGGATTGGTG ATTCGTCAAATGTTTGAGAGATTGTATCCTAACAGAACAGAAGGTCTCAAAATCGAGGATGTCTTCTCTCAGTGTCTATCTTATTCACCGTCCAGATTCTCTAGAGTAGAAGATggtgagatataa